The DNA segment GATGACCGTGCCGAGGATGCTGCCCAGGAGCAGCAGCCGCAGGCTGACCCCGATCCGGCGGCCGAACTCCGCGCCCACCGAGGTCCCGTCGATGGTCTGCCCGAGGTCACCGCGCAGGGCGTGTCCGGCCCAGTGGGCGAAGCGGGTGAGCAGCGGCGTGTGGTCGTTGACGCCGAGCGCGGTGAGGTGGTGGTCGACGGAGCTGGGCGAGAGGGGTGGCTGGCGCCCCTCGTAGTACGCGCGCGGATCGAGCGCGAGTGACGCCAGCAGGTACGACAGACAGATGGCGACAAGCAACAGGACGGCGTAGTAGCCGAGTCGCTTGGCCAGGAAGGCGGCCACGGGTGTTGGTCCTCCGCTGGGGTTCGGGCGCTGGGGATCGTGGTGGGATCACGGCCGCGGCAGGCCCCATCGGTGCCTTTGTCCGGTGCTGATCGAGTATCGATCGTCCGGCGTCATTCATCGGGTGCTTTTCGTCGGCTTGTTGATCCAGTTTGACCAGTGTTTGTTGCGCGCATGCAAAGAATGGATAACAGCATCACCGGAGCCCTCCCGTTGTGCAAGGAGATCGACTTACCTTCTCGGGGACTGTGACCTCGATCAGGTCACCTTGAACCGGAGGAAGAACACCGATGCGCAGAACCACCGTTGTCGCCATCGCCGCAGCACTGTCGGCCACCCTGGCGGTGGCGGGCTGCAGCTCCTCCGACGGTGACGGCGACTCGGCCAAGAAGCAGGCGGCTCCGCAGGCGGACGGCCAGAGCATCAACGCGCATCCGGTGAGCGACCTGAAGCAGGGCGGCTCGCTGCGGTTCGGGATCGATCAGTGGATCACGCAGTACAACATCAACCAGGTGGACGGCCAGCAGGGGGACGGCGCGGACCTCGCCGGAGCGGTCCTGCCCGATCTCTTCGACGCCGACGCCAAGGGGATCGGCCACCCCAACCCCAACTTCGTGGTCTCGGCCAAGGTCACGTCCACCAGCCCGCAGGTGGTGACGTACGAGCTGAACCCGAAGGCGAAGTGGTCCGACGGGAAGCCGCTGAGCTGGAAGGACTTCCACGCCCAGTGGACGGCGCTGAACGGTAAGGACAAGGCGTACGAAGCGGCCGACACCACGGGCTACGACCAGATATCCAAGGTCGAGCAGGGCGCCGACACACATGCGGTGAAGATCACCTTCGGCACGCCGTACGCCGACTGGCAGCGCCTCTTCGACCCGCTGTACCCGGCCGCCTACATCGGCACCCCGCAGAAGTTCAACACGGGCTGGACACAGAAGGCGCCGGTCACCGGAGCCGCGTTCAAGGTCGGCACGTATGACAAGACGGGCCAGACCGTCACCCTGGTCCCCGACCCCAAGTGGTGGGGGAACAAGCCCAGGCTGGCCTCCATCGTCTACCGCGTCCTCGACATCAGCGCCAACACCGAGGCGTACCTCAACAAGGAAGTCGACGACGCGCCCGCCATCCAGCCCGAGGACTACAAGCGGCTGGTCAAGGCCCCGGACACCGACATCCGCCGCGGGGCGCGCTGGGACGAGGTGCACATCACGCTCAACGGCGGCCGGGGCCCGCTGAAGGACGTCAGGGTGCGGAACGCCCTCCAGGCGGCCACCGACCGCAAGGGAATCAACGCCAGCTTCGCCAAGGACCTGTCCTTCGAACTGAAGCCGCTGGACAACCACTTCTTCATGCCCAACCAGCAGGGCTACCAGGACAACACCAGCGAGTTCGACAAGTTCGACCCCGAGAAGGCCAAGAAGCTGCTGGACGAGGCGGGCTGGAAGAGCGCGGGTGAGGGCAAGCCGCGCACCAAGGACGGTAAGAAGCTCACCCTCGACTACGTCCTGAGCGCGGGCGGCAATTCCTCCTCCACCGACCAGGCCGAACTGGTGCAGCAGATGTACGGAGCGGTGGGCGTCCGGGTCGAGATCAAGAAGGTCCCGGCCAACGACTACTTCAACAAGTTCGTGAACCTCGGCAACTTCGACCTCGCCAGCTTCCGCAACGTCGACGAAAGCTACACGAGCAAGATCTACCCCGTCTTCCAGCAGCCGCGGGGCAAGAACCTCTTCCAGAACTTCGGCTCGGTCGGCTCCCCGAAGATCGACGCGCTGATGAAGAAGGCCGGCGAGGCCACCGACCACGCCCAGGCCATCAAGCTCTACAACGAGGCCGACGCGGAGATCTGGAAGCTCGGCCACTCGATCGAGCTGTACCAGCGCCCGCAGATCATCGCGGTCCGCAAGGGCCTCGCCAACTACGGAGCGACCGGCCTCGCCGACACCGACTACACCAAGGTCGGCTGGCTCAAGAAGTAGGACGCGCCGCTCACGCCGCCCGCACCACCGCGTCGCGCACCAGGCGATCGAGCGTCAGATCGCCCGGTGCGAGGAGGTGCGAGAGCGCGAGGCGTACGGCCACCTCGCACCGGTACACGAGGTCGGCCGCCTCCTCCTCCACATGTCCGGCGGTCAGCGCCAGGGCCGCCCGGTGGCGTACCGCCGCGATCAGCTCGCCCGGCGCGGGCGGCCCCGTGTCCGCACGGCGCTGGGCGGGGACGTACGACCTGCCGGGCCGGGGCGCTGGGCCGGGCGCGGGCAGCCGACCGGCCCAGCAGCCGGTCAGCAGCGCCCGAACCAGCGGGCGCGAACGGGCGGCCGCGACCGTCCACTCGGCGACGGCCACCATCCGCTCGCGTTCCGTGGCCGGTCCGGCCAGCGCACGCTCCACGCCCCGGAGGTACCGGTCGGCCTCGCGCCGTACC comes from the Streptomyces sp. NBC_01471 genome and includes:
- a CDS encoding ABC transporter family substrate-binding protein — encoded protein: MRRTTVVAIAAALSATLAVAGCSSSDGDGDSAKKQAAPQADGQSINAHPVSDLKQGGSLRFGIDQWITQYNINQVDGQQGDGADLAGAVLPDLFDADAKGIGHPNPNFVVSAKVTSTSPQVVTYELNPKAKWSDGKPLSWKDFHAQWTALNGKDKAYEAADTTGYDQISKVEQGADTHAVKITFGTPYADWQRLFDPLYPAAYIGTPQKFNTGWTQKAPVTGAAFKVGTYDKTGQTVTLVPDPKWWGNKPRLASIVYRVLDISANTEAYLNKEVDDAPAIQPEDYKRLVKAPDTDIRRGARWDEVHITLNGGRGPLKDVRVRNALQAATDRKGINASFAKDLSFELKPLDNHFFMPNQQGYQDNTSEFDKFDPEKAKKLLDEAGWKSAGEGKPRTKDGKKLTLDYVLSAGGNSSSTDQAELVQQMYGAVGVRVEIKKVPANDYFNKFVNLGNFDLASFRNVDESYTSKIYPVFQQPRGKNLFQNFGSVGSPKIDALMKKAGEATDHAQAIKLYNEADAEIWKLGHSIELYQRPQIIAVRKGLANYGATGLADTDYTKVGWLKK
- a CDS encoding helix-turn-helix domain-containing protein; the encoded protein is MPAARESLLDSALTALTERDWSAVRMVDVASAAGVSRQTLYNEFGSKEGLARALVRREADRYLRGVERALAGPATERERMVAVAEWTVAAARSRPLVRALLTGCWAGRLPAPGPAPRPGRSYVPAQRRADTGPPAPGELIAAVRHRAALALTAGHVEEEAADLVYRCEVAVRLALSHLLAPGDLTLDRLVRDAVVRAA